The following proteins come from a genomic window of Tepidiforma thermophila:
- the lipA gene encoding lipoyl synthase, with the protein MERASARPPWLKVRFPAGGRFGELVALMRESELHTVCEEARCPNIGECWSRGTATFMILGDTCTRSCGFCAVKTGRPGTLDTDEPRRVALAIQRMGLRHAVITSVNRDELPDGGARMFAETIRWGRRLSPGTTFEVLIPDFKGDEAALATVMAARPEILNHNTETVPRLYRTVRPQAVYERSLRVLRRAKELDPGTLTKSGLMVGLGETREELLAVFRDLAANGVDILTVGQYLQPTPAHLPIGRYYEPREFEELKAEALAMGFRHVEAGPVVRSSYHAEEQAVAARDADADAGMIPLTVRGPEAPR; encoded by the coding sequence ATGGAACGGGCGTCGGCGCGGCCGCCGTGGCTGAAGGTCCGCTTCCCGGCCGGGGGCCGGTTCGGGGAGCTGGTGGCGCTCATGCGCGAGAGCGAGCTGCACACCGTGTGCGAGGAGGCGCGCTGCCCGAACATCGGGGAGTGCTGGAGCCGGGGCACAGCGACGTTCATGATCCTCGGCGATACGTGCACGCGGTCGTGCGGGTTCTGCGCGGTGAAGACCGGCCGCCCGGGCACGCTGGACACGGACGAGCCGCGGCGTGTGGCGCTGGCCATCCAGCGCATGGGGCTGCGGCATGCGGTCATCACGAGCGTGAACCGGGATGAGCTGCCGGACGGCGGGGCGCGGATGTTCGCGGAGACGATCCGGTGGGGGCGGCGGCTCTCGCCGGGCACGACGTTTGAGGTGCTCATCCCGGACTTCAAGGGGGATGAGGCGGCGCTGGCGACGGTGATGGCAGCGCGGCCCGAGATCCTGAACCACAATACGGAGACGGTGCCCCGGCTGTACCGGACGGTGCGGCCGCAGGCGGTGTATGAGCGGTCGCTGCGGGTGCTGCGGCGGGCGAAGGAGCTCGACCCGGGCACCCTGACGAAGAGCGGGCTGATGGTGGGGCTGGGGGAGACGCGGGAGGAGCTGCTGGCGGTCTTCCGGGACCTGGCGGCGAACGGGGTCGACATCCTGACGGTCGGCCAGTACCTGCAGCCGACGCCGGCGCACCTGCCGATCGGGCGGTACTACGAGCCGCGGGAGTTCGAGGAGCTGAAGGCGGAGGCGCTGGCGATGGGGTTCCGGCACGTGGAGGCGGGGCCGGTCGTGCGGAGTTCGTACCACGCGGAGGAGCAGGCGGTCGCGGCGCGTGACGCTGACGCGGATGCCGGTATGATTCCGCTGACAGTGCGGGGGCCGGAGGCGCCGAGGTAG
- the rplJ gene encoding 50S ribosomal protein L10: MPTPRKVAMLAEVKDRIARASVAVSADYRGLTVAQITELRRALRPTGAEVKVVKNTLAAMAAKEAGRAEMAEIVKGPTAMVFGFDDPIGPVKAFTEHLRSKRLNIEVHGGWLEGRVLSRAEVESLATMPPKEQLIADVVSKLQSPLYQFSGLLQSTIRNFAGLIDARAKQLESA; the protein is encoded by the coding sequence ATGCCGACTCCACGGAAGGTCGCGATGCTCGCCGAGGTGAAGGACCGCATAGCGCGGGCCTCGGTAGCGGTGAGCGCCGACTATCGTGGGCTGACGGTCGCGCAGATCACGGAGCTGCGCCGGGCGCTCCGGCCGACGGGCGCAGAAGTGAAGGTCGTGAAGAACACGCTTGCGGCGATGGCGGCGAAGGAAGCTGGCCGGGCCGAGATGGCGGAGATCGTGAAGGGGCCGACGGCGATGGTCTTCGGCTTCGACGACCCGATCGGGCCGGTTAAGGCGTTCACGGAGCACCTGCGCAGCAAGCGCCTGAACATCGAGGTGCACGGCGGCTGGCTGGAAGGCCGGGTGCTGAGCCGGGCCGAGGTTGAAAGCCTCGCGACGATGCCGCCGAAGGAGCAGCTGATTGCGGATGTGGTGAGCAAGCTGCAATCGCCGCTGTACCAGTTCTCGGGGCTGCTGCAGTCGACGATTCGGAACTTTGCCGGGCTGATCGATGCCCGGGCCAAGCAGCTGGAATCGGCCTAG
- the rdgB gene encoding RdgB/HAM1 family non-canonical purine NTP pyrophosphatase yields MAKEPGLRRIVLATNNPGKVREFRRLLEPAGWTVLTPRELGVEFAVEEDGASYAENAVKKAQACADATGMLALADDSGIEVDALGGGPGMYSARFGGPGLDDAGRTQLLLERLAGVPDERRTARYRAVVALAWPRASGRPPVTFEGVEEGRIGTAPRGERGFGYDPVFVVEDGRTQAELTDEEKDAISHRGRAVRAAIAWLEAEGER; encoded by the coding sequence GTGGCGAAGGAGCCGGGACTGCGGCGGATCGTGCTGGCGACGAACAACCCGGGGAAGGTGCGGGAGTTCCGGCGGCTGCTCGAGCCGGCCGGGTGGACGGTGCTGACGCCGCGGGAGCTCGGGGTGGAGTTCGCGGTGGAGGAGGACGGGGCGAGCTATGCGGAGAACGCGGTGAAGAAGGCGCAGGCATGCGCCGACGCGACGGGGATGCTGGCGCTCGCGGACGATTCCGGCATTGAGGTGGATGCGCTCGGCGGCGGGCCGGGCATGTACTCGGCGCGCTTCGGCGGGCCCGGGCTGGACGATGCGGGGCGGACGCAGCTGCTGCTCGAGCGGCTGGCAGGGGTGCCGGACGAACGGCGGACGGCGCGCTACCGGGCGGTGGTCGCCCTGGCGTGGCCCCGGGCCTCGGGCCGGCCGCCGGTCACCTTCGAAGGGGTGGAGGAGGGCAGGATCGGCACGGCGCCGCGGGGCGAGCGGGGGTTCGGGTACGACCCGGTGTTCGTGGTGGAGGACGGGCGGACGCAGGCGGAGCTGACCGACGAGGAGAAGGACGCCATCAGCCACCGGGGGAGGGCGGTGCGGGCGGCGATCGCATGGCTGGAGGCGGAGGGCGAGCGGTGA
- a CDS encoding sensor histidine kinase — MTEEWPQEPDAETLRRETMGAFAHEIRTPLTSIRMVMELAKRNADTEGGLYLDRELAEMLAASVDDLQQLADDLQEMSRLERGKLALAPGPCDLAAAVSAAGELLGGSPAIEGEAPPTVEGPWDAGRLVRALAGLARSANRMGEGSGTVRLTCRVEPGQAVVEFASGTPDGEARPIAADAGFAFFRARQLVVAMGGSVHCERRERFARVAAVLPLGGPGGRGGG; from the coding sequence ATGACCGAGGAGTGGCCGCAGGAGCCGGATGCCGAGACGCTTCGCCGGGAAACGATGGGAGCGTTCGCCCACGAGATCCGGACGCCGCTCACCTCGATCCGGATGGTGATGGAGCTGGCGAAGCGGAATGCGGACACGGAGGGCGGGCTGTACCTCGACCGGGAGCTGGCGGAGATGCTGGCGGCCTCGGTGGACGACCTCCAGCAGCTGGCGGATGACCTGCAGGAGATGTCGCGGCTGGAGCGGGGGAAGCTGGCGCTGGCGCCGGGGCCGTGCGATTTGGCGGCGGCGGTGAGCGCGGCCGGTGAGCTGCTGGGCGGCTCGCCGGCGATTGAAGGCGAAGCGCCGCCGACGGTGGAGGGGCCGTGGGATGCGGGGCGGCTGGTGCGGGCGCTGGCGGGGCTGGCGCGGTCAGCGAATCGGATGGGGGAGGGGAGCGGCACGGTGCGGCTGACCTGCCGGGTGGAGCCGGGGCAGGCCGTGGTGGAGTTTGCGAGCGGCACGCCAGACGGCGAGGCGCGGCCGATTGCGGCGGACGCAGGATTTGCGTTTTTCCGGGCGCGACAGCTTGTCGTGGCGATGGGCGGATCCGTACACTGCGAACGTCGCGAACGTTTCGCCAGGGTAGCGGCAGTGCTGCCGCTGGGCGGGCCCGGAGGCCGTGGAGGTGGCTGA
- the holA gene encoding DNA polymerase III subunit delta yields MIVLLYGGDEAAIRRRLRELKEQADGGTGMLAHNFTEVDGRDAKPADVVGPAMAPPFLAPLRLVVVENLLARYEPRGGARGPRAPGAWAELPTLLEKVPESSAVVFVGRPFLAEQQMRQVTDANPLVQLLKKVPGVTVEHYPALTKQQDRVRYIREEASIRGIRFRSGAPAREELEPGEEPPPETDPVAYLANTLGGNTLLIANELDKLALWAMGREVSVLDVMRVCAGEREPDHFRMVDALMDGDLGTALDLLRRRLALGESQQGILGAVFERYRSLGALAALLEEGASEEEIDRQLGNVARYQNLKQAAVQRARRHGTAAVREAFAILAEADRAHKRNEMDDDVALEVAFGRLARLAPVRGPLAGGKRS; encoded by the coding sequence GTGATCGTGCTGCTCTACGGGGGCGACGAGGCGGCGATCCGGCGGCGGCTGCGCGAATTGAAGGAGCAGGCCGACGGCGGGACGGGCATGCTCGCCCATAACTTCACAGAGGTCGACGGGCGGGATGCGAAGCCGGCCGATGTGGTGGGGCCGGCGATGGCGCCGCCGTTCCTGGCGCCGCTGCGTCTGGTCGTGGTGGAGAATCTGCTGGCGCGGTACGAGCCGCGGGGCGGGGCGCGGGGGCCGCGCGCACCTGGCGCCTGGGCGGAGCTGCCGACGCTGCTGGAAAAGGTGCCAGAGTCGTCGGCGGTGGTGTTCGTCGGGCGGCCGTTCCTTGCCGAGCAGCAGATGCGGCAGGTGACGGATGCGAACCCGCTGGTGCAGCTGCTGAAGAAGGTGCCGGGTGTGACAGTGGAGCACTACCCGGCGCTCACGAAGCAGCAGGACCGGGTGCGGTATATCCGCGAGGAGGCGAGCATCCGGGGGATCCGGTTCCGGAGCGGCGCGCCGGCGCGGGAGGAGCTGGAGCCCGGGGAGGAACCGCCGCCGGAGACGGACCCGGTGGCGTACCTGGCGAATACGCTGGGCGGGAACACGCTGCTGATTGCGAACGAGCTGGATAAGCTGGCGCTCTGGGCGATGGGGCGGGAGGTTTCGGTGCTGGATGTGATGCGGGTGTGCGCGGGCGAGCGGGAGCCGGACCACTTCCGGATGGTGGATGCGCTGATGGACGGCGACCTGGGGACGGCGCTCGACCTGCTGCGGCGGCGGCTGGCGCTGGGGGAGTCGCAGCAGGGGATTCTCGGGGCGGTGTTCGAGCGGTACCGGTCGCTGGGGGCGCTGGCCGCGCTGCTGGAGGAGGGGGCGAGCGAAGAGGAGATCGACCGGCAGCTGGGGAATGTGGCGAGGTATCAGAACCTGAAGCAGGCGGCTGTGCAGCGGGCGCGAAGGCACGGCACGGCGGCGGTGCGGGAGGCGTTCGCCATCCTGGCGGAGGCGGACCGGGCGCACAAGAGGAACGAGATGGACGACGACGTGGCGCTGGAGGTGGCGTTCGGACGGCTGGCGCGGCTGGCGCCGGTGCGGGGCCCGCTCGCGGGCGGGAAACGGAGTTAG
- a CDS encoding response regulator yields the protein MKILLAEDERTISRLIRQVLTNNGHEVTWCASAREAVELLERERFDLVLLDLHLADGDGMRVVAAIEAASEPGPPVVLMTGEGVLDADDPRTRRVATVLPKPFDLGELERAVNAFVA from the coding sequence ATGAAAATCCTGCTCGCGGAGGACGAGCGGACGATCTCTCGCCTGATTCGGCAGGTGCTGACGAATAACGGGCATGAGGTGACGTGGTGCGCCTCGGCGCGGGAGGCGGTGGAGCTGCTGGAGCGCGAGCGGTTCGACCTGGTGCTGCTGGACCTGCACCTGGCCGATGGCGACGGGATGCGGGTGGTGGCGGCAATCGAGGCGGCCTCGGAGCCGGGGCCGCCGGTAGTGCTGATGACGGGGGAAGGGGTGCTGGACGCGGACGACCCGCGCACGCGGCGGGTCGCGACGGTCCTGCCGAAGCCGTTCGATTTGGGCGAGCTGGAGCGGGCGGTGAATGCGTTTGTGGCGTGA
- a CDS encoding enoyl-CoA hydratase/isomerase family protein has protein sequence MFPTGSFRGFDIRLEPPGIAIITFNQPERLNGLAQPIKRDLIEAITQAQMDDHVRVLLFTGSGRAFCAGDDITGRPLPEGPALVPEIFPGHREEIGTYNGLRVLSQSLNTAIRNLDKLTIAAINGVAIQSGLSLALACDFRIASTEARLGSATLRFGLLPDEGGHALLIQHLGIARAMDFLMRKRIVSGAEALELGLVHELCEPAELMDRAMALARELAEGPQVAMRLLKRSLYLAAESTWAQALEDIAARTAISDHHPDAREGVAAFRERRTPRFNAWLEDR, from the coding sequence ATGTTCCCCACCGGCTCCTTCCGTGGCTTCGATATCCGGCTCGAACCGCCCGGCATCGCCATCATCACCTTCAACCAGCCCGAACGCCTCAACGGCCTCGCCCAGCCCATCAAGCGCGACCTCATCGAAGCCATCACCCAGGCCCAGATGGACGACCACGTCCGCGTCCTCCTCTTCACCGGCAGCGGCCGCGCCTTCTGCGCCGGCGATGACATCACCGGCCGCCCCCTCCCCGAGGGCCCGGCCCTCGTCCCCGAGATCTTCCCCGGCCACCGCGAGGAGATCGGCACCTACAACGGCCTCCGCGTCCTCTCCCAGTCGCTCAACACCGCCATCCGCAACCTCGATAAGCTCACCATTGCCGCAATCAACGGCGTCGCCATCCAGTCCGGCCTCTCCCTCGCCCTCGCCTGCGACTTCCGCATCGCCTCCACCGAAGCCCGCCTCGGCAGCGCCACCCTCCGCTTCGGCCTCCTCCCCGATGAAGGCGGCCACGCCCTCCTCATCCAGCATCTCGGCATCGCCAGGGCCATGGACTTCCTCATGCGCAAGCGCATCGTCTCCGGCGCCGAAGCCCTCGAGCTGGGCCTCGTCCACGAGCTCTGCGAGCCCGCCGAACTCATGGACCGCGCCATGGCACTCGCCCGCGAACTCGCCGAAGGCCCCCAGGTCGCCATGCGCCTCCTCAAACGCTCCCTCTACCTCGCCGCCGAGAGCACCTGGGCCCAGGCCCTCGAAGATATCGCCGCCCGGACCGCCATCAGCGACCACCACCCCGACGCCCGCGAGGGCGTCGCCGCCTTCCGCGAACGCCGCACGCCCCGCTTCAACGCCTGGCTCGAAGACCGCTGA
- the rplL gene encoding 50S ribosomal protein L7/L12 — translation MASKVEEVLEIIKGMTILELRDLNKAIEEEFGITAAAPMVVAAGAAPAAGAAPAAAADEEKTEFNVILKSFGDNKINVIKAIREVISGLGLKEAKDLVEAAPTKVKEGVGKEEAEQIKAKLTEAGAVVEIE, via the coding sequence ATGGCTTCGAAAGTCGAAGAAGTGCTGGAAATCATCAAGGGGATGACGATCCTCGAGCTGCGCGACCTGAACAAGGCGATCGAGGAGGAGTTCGGCATCACCGCGGCGGCGCCGATGGTGGTCGCAGCGGGTGCGGCGCCGGCGGCGGGCGCGGCCCCGGCGGCTGCGGCCGATGAGGAGAAGACGGAGTTCAACGTCATCCTCAAGAGCTTCGGCGACAACAAGATCAACGTCATCAAGGCGATCCGCGAGGTTATCAGCGGCCTCGGCCTGAAGGAGGCGAAGGACCTCGTGGAGGCGGCGCCGACGAAGGTGAAGGAAGGCGTCGGCAAGGAGGAGGCGGAGCAGATCAAGGCGAAGCTGACCGAAGCCGGCGCGGTCGTCGAAATCGAGTAG
- the cimA gene encoding citramalate synthase yields MPTDRVQLYDTTLRDGSQMEGISLSVEDKIRITKKLDELGFEWIEGGFPGSNPKDAEYFRRLREVKLRNAKVSAFGGTRKPNTTCETDANIQSMVAADTPGVTLVGKASLYQATEILETTPEENLAMIADTVRYFKQLGKTVFFDAEHFFDGFYGDPDYSLQCLVTAARAGADALVLCDTNGGMTTRRMLQAIEAVQQRIKDVRLGIHLHNDAGLAVANSLHAVEAGVWQVQGCVNGYGERCGNADILTIAANLKLKYGIDVLDDEQLARLTEVANYVAELANMALNPQTPYVGASAFAHKAGYHVAGIIKDERAYQHVDPALVGNRSRVLVSELSGQRNLLVKLKEAGLDFLSQEEIRRLLEVVKEREAQGYQYEGAEASFEMLVRRSLPGYQPPFELEDFVIVERRRVRKGDGANEMLAEAMVKLNINGETVHTAHEGNGPVNALDGAVRKALNPLFPQLEQVKLVDYKVRILDSQSATGARVRVLIESTDGTRHWTTVGSSTDIIEASWLALADALEYALTTEG; encoded by the coding sequence ATGCCCACCGACCGTGTACAGCTGTACGACACGACCCTGCGCGACGGGTCCCAGATGGAAGGGATCTCGCTCTCGGTGGAGGACAAGATCCGGATTACGAAGAAGCTCGACGAGCTGGGCTTCGAGTGGATTGAGGGCGGTTTCCCGGGTTCGAACCCGAAGGATGCGGAGTACTTCCGGCGCCTGCGGGAGGTGAAGCTGCGGAACGCCAAGGTGAGCGCCTTCGGCGGCACGCGGAAGCCGAACACGACGTGCGAAACGGACGCGAACATCCAGAGCATGGTGGCGGCCGATACGCCGGGTGTGACGCTGGTGGGGAAGGCGAGCCTGTACCAGGCGACGGAGATCCTGGAGACGACGCCGGAAGAGAACCTGGCGATGATTGCGGACACGGTCCGCTACTTCAAGCAGCTCGGGAAGACGGTCTTCTTCGATGCGGAGCACTTCTTCGACGGTTTCTACGGCGACCCGGACTATTCGCTGCAGTGCCTCGTGACGGCGGCGCGGGCGGGCGCAGATGCGCTGGTGCTGTGCGATACGAACGGGGGGATGACGACGCGGCGGATGCTGCAGGCGATCGAGGCGGTGCAGCAGCGGATCAAGGACGTGCGGCTGGGCATCCACCTGCACAACGATGCGGGGCTGGCGGTGGCGAACTCGCTGCATGCGGTGGAGGCCGGCGTGTGGCAGGTGCAGGGCTGTGTGAACGGCTACGGCGAGCGGTGCGGCAACGCGGACATCCTCACCATCGCGGCGAACCTGAAGCTGAAGTACGGCATCGATGTGCTGGACGACGAGCAGCTGGCGCGGCTGACGGAGGTGGCGAACTACGTGGCCGAGCTGGCGAACATGGCGCTCAATCCGCAGACGCCGTACGTGGGGGCATCGGCCTTCGCGCACAAGGCGGGCTACCACGTGGCGGGGATCATCAAGGACGAGCGGGCGTACCAGCATGTGGACCCGGCGCTGGTGGGCAACCGGTCGCGGGTGCTGGTCTCAGAGCTTTCGGGGCAGCGGAACCTGCTGGTGAAGCTGAAGGAGGCGGGCCTCGATTTCCTGTCGCAGGAGGAGATCAGGCGGCTGCTGGAAGTGGTGAAGGAACGGGAGGCCCAGGGGTACCAGTACGAGGGCGCGGAGGCGAGCTTCGAGATGCTGGTGCGACGGAGCCTGCCGGGCTACCAGCCGCCGTTTGAGCTGGAGGATTTCGTGATTGTGGAGCGGCGGCGGGTACGGAAGGGCGACGGTGCGAATGAGATGCTCGCCGAGGCGATGGTGAAGCTGAACATCAACGGGGAGACGGTCCACACGGCGCACGAGGGGAACGGCCCGGTGAATGCCCTGGACGGCGCAGTACGGAAGGCGCTCAACCCGCTCTTCCCGCAGCTGGAGCAGGTGAAGCTGGTGGACTACAAGGTGCGGATCCTGGACAGCCAGTCGGCGACGGGGGCGCGGGTGCGGGTGCTCATCGAGAGCACCGACGGGACACGCCACTGGACGACGGTGGGCTCATCGACGGACATCATCGAGGCGAGCTGGCTGGCGCTGGCCGATGCGCTGGAGTATGCGCTGACGACCGAGGGGTGA
- a CDS encoding cation:proton antiporter has protein sequence MEDFSLITSIAIALGLAAVGGFAARLVRLSPIVGYLAAGLLISPATPGYKADSAAIQQLANIGVIFLMFGVGLHFNLRDLLSVRTIAIPGALIQVFAATAVGTGIGLAFGLPWREALVLGLAISIASTVILIRTLEDQGLMGTIHARVVIGWLIAQDIITVIVLAMLPSLGHGDNGPLWQNVLLALGRGAVFVVIMLVIGARLLPRLLSLVARTGSRELFVLAFVAAALGIAASAAAFGLSIALGAFIAGVAVSETETSHQVAADVVPLRDAFAVLFFVSVGILLDPDVVRANKLLFLAILLSVLFVNAAIAFVTAAAFPFSGRTALVVGAGLAQLGEFTFIVGSEGMREGLMTEETYAIILAVAAISIILNPIAFRTLDPIEAVLRRLGPVWRFIDRQGEIPQPQVPRSDHVVVIGYGRVGELTGHALSQLGIPFAVVEINLERARALNAAGIPTIWGDAGTREVLERTGIEHARSVVITVPEESAAFVATAAARALNPAVPIIVRARAGGEIRPLCELGANEVIVPEYEGGLEIMRQTLVYLGFDPQEALHLSNAVRDIHYQAEAFDHPI, from the coding sequence GTGGAAGACTTTTCGCTCATCACGTCCATCGCCATTGCCCTCGGCCTGGCTGCCGTGGGCGGCTTCGCTGCGCGCCTCGTCCGCCTCTCTCCCATCGTCGGCTACCTCGCCGCCGGTCTCCTCATCTCACCCGCCACCCCTGGCTACAAGGCCGACTCCGCCGCCATCCAGCAGCTCGCCAACATCGGCGTCATCTTCCTCATGTTCGGCGTCGGCCTCCACTTCAACCTGCGCGACCTCCTCTCTGTCCGCACCATCGCCATCCCGGGCGCCCTCATCCAGGTCTTTGCCGCCACCGCCGTCGGCACCGGAATCGGCCTCGCCTTCGGCCTCCCCTGGCGCGAAGCCCTCGTCCTCGGCCTCGCTATCAGCATCGCCTCCACCGTCATCCTCATCCGCACCCTCGAAGACCAGGGCCTCATGGGCACCATCCACGCCCGCGTCGTCATCGGCTGGCTCATCGCCCAGGACATCATCACCGTCATCGTCCTCGCCATGCTCCCCTCCCTCGGCCACGGCGATAACGGCCCCCTCTGGCAGAACGTCCTCCTCGCCCTCGGCCGCGGCGCGGTCTTCGTCGTCATCATGCTTGTGATCGGGGCCCGCCTCCTTCCTCGCCTCCTTTCCCTGGTCGCCCGTACAGGCTCCCGCGAACTGTTCGTCCTCGCCTTCGTCGCCGCTGCCCTCGGCATCGCCGCCAGCGCTGCCGCCTTCGGGCTCTCCATCGCCCTCGGCGCCTTCATCGCCGGCGTCGCCGTCTCCGAAACCGAAACCTCCCACCAGGTCGCCGCCGATGTCGTCCCCCTCCGCGACGCCTTTGCCGTCCTCTTCTTCGTCTCCGTCGGCATTCTCCTCGACCCCGACGTCGTCCGCGCCAATAAACTCCTCTTCCTCGCCATCCTCCTCTCTGTCCTCTTCGTGAACGCCGCTATCGCCTTCGTCACCGCTGCCGCCTTCCCCTTCTCCGGCCGGACCGCACTGGTCGTCGGCGCCGGCCTCGCCCAGCTCGGCGAGTTCACCTTCATCGTCGGCTCCGAAGGCATGCGCGAGGGCCTCATGACGGAAGAGACCTACGCCATCATCCTCGCCGTCGCAGCCATCTCAATCATCCTCAACCCCATCGCCTTCCGCACCCTCGACCCCATCGAGGCCGTCCTCCGCCGCCTCGGCCCTGTTTGGCGCTTCATCGACCGCCAGGGCGAAATCCCCCAGCCGCAGGTCCCCCGCTCCGACCACGTCGTCGTCATCGGCTACGGCCGCGTCGGCGAACTCACCGGCCACGCCCTCAGCCAGCTCGGCATCCCCTTTGCCGTTGTCGAAATCAACCTCGAACGTGCCCGAGCCCTGAACGCCGCCGGCATCCCCACCATCTGGGGCGATGCCGGCACCCGCGAAGTCCTCGAGCGGACCGGCATCGAACACGCCCGCTCCGTCGTCATCACCGTCCCGGAAGAAAGCGCTGCGTTCGTCGCCACCGCCGCCGCCCGTGCCCTCAACCCCGCCGTCCCCATCATCGTCCGCGCCCGCGCCGGCGGCGAAATCCGGCCCCTTTGCGAACTCGGCGCCAACGAAGTCATCGTCCCCGAGTACGAAGGCGGCCTCGAAATCATGCGCCAGACCCTCGTCTACCTCGGCTTCGACCCCCAGGAGGCGCTCCACCTCTCCAACGCCGTCCGCGATATCCACTACCAGGCCGAGGCCTTCGACCACCCAATTTGA
- a CDS encoding zinc-binding dehydrogenase yields the protein MVLRGRQLAVETVETPRPGPGQVLARVRACGICGSDLHAAKYLDDMIEAARRSGSAEWDAAAAEAGIIMGHEFVAEVVEAGPGAEAWAPGTRVTSIPVLVDPSSPTGMAAIGYSARYPGAYGEYVLMSAPLLLRVPDTLPDTVAATTEPCAVGLHAVREARMQPGETALVMGAGPIGLMTLLWLKHEGVQHVAVSELSPERRALAGRLGADLVIDPRETHVLEAIQAATGRQAPPVVFECIGVPGTLQQAMDLVERMGRVIVVGVCMQEDRILPLVGINKQLTLKFVLGYTPAEYAEALQALGTGAIDTSPMITRTVTLEELPAAFEALADPRDCKVVLVPGPA from the coding sequence ATGGTGCTCCGCGGCAGGCAGCTCGCCGTCGAAACCGTCGAAACCCCCCGGCCAGGCCCCGGCCAGGTGCTCGCCCGCGTCCGCGCCTGCGGCATCTGCGGCTCCGACCTCCACGCCGCGAAGTACCTCGACGACATGATCGAAGCTGCCCGCCGCTCCGGCTCCGCCGAGTGGGACGCGGCCGCCGCCGAAGCCGGCATCATCATGGGCCATGAGTTTGTCGCCGAGGTCGTCGAAGCAGGCCCCGGCGCCGAAGCCTGGGCCCCGGGCACCCGCGTCACCTCCATCCCCGTGCTCGTCGACCCGTCCTCACCCACCGGCATGGCCGCCATCGGCTACAGCGCCAGGTACCCCGGCGCCTACGGCGAATACGTGCTCATGAGCGCGCCGCTCCTCCTCCGCGTCCCCGATACCCTGCCCGACACCGTCGCCGCCACGACCGAACCGTGCGCGGTCGGCCTCCACGCCGTCCGCGAAGCCCGCATGCAGCCCGGCGAAACTGCCCTCGTCATGGGCGCAGGCCCCATCGGCCTCATGACCCTCCTCTGGCTCAAGCACGAAGGCGTCCAGCACGTCGCCGTCTCCGAGCTCTCCCCCGAGCGCCGCGCCCTCGCCGGCCGCCTCGGCGCCGACCTCGTCATCGACCCCCGCGAAACCCACGTCCTCGAGGCCATCCAGGCCGCGACCGGCCGCCAGGCCCCGCCCGTCGTCTTTGAATGCATCGGCGTCCCCGGCACCCTCCAGCAGGCCATGGACCTCGTCGAGCGCATGGGCCGCGTCATCGTCGTCGGCGTCTGCATGCAGGAAGACCGCATCCTGCCCCTCGTCGGCATCAACAAGCAGCTCACCCTCAAATTCGTCCTCGGCTACACCCCGGCCGAGTATGCCGAAGCCCTCCAGGCCCTCGGCACTGGCGCGATCGATACCTCCCCGATGATCACCCGCACGGTCACCCTCGAGGAGCTGCCCGCCGCCTTCGAGGCCCTCGCCGACCCCCGCGACTGCAAGGTTGTCCTCGTCCCCGGCCCTGCCTGA